The Oncorhynchus tshawytscha isolate Ot180627B linkage group LG12, Otsh_v2.0, whole genome shotgun sequence genome includes a window with the following:
- the LOC112263110 gene encoding phosphatidylinositol polyphosphate 5-phosphatase type IV isoform X1, which produces MRMTENGEDSSPSQPDGVLPRGASGGKDPGVSSDKRPVNPSTEDNKPTKLIDTLQFPQDVQDQSSKTSLYQPRPPLLPKPPALSKGGKSGSMEEVRSRRLKHSQESLTDPAETGSSTDSLKEDSTVTGVFTLSGAATLRNGQGSIVGPLLTPTGSPVFRARGQSLSEYERRPHDHHGDPAEQRGRPFKVRLSPLQPSGPLPALEQTLASESLRTANRIDRDCVDYGIVPGRAGPERLHLHRNLSDSRLLDNMVLDNTSVNSMKSTFSVLNPIRPRDVRNRSFLEGSVLGSGALLGAEELDRYFPERRVGIYIATWNMHGEKGLPNNLDDLLLPTDSEFAQDFYIIGVQEGCPDRYRTTVREWEIRLQETLGPYYVMLYAASHGVLYLTVFVRRDLIWFCSEVEHATVTTRIMSQIKTKGAVGIGFTFFGTSFLFITSHFTSGDSRVYERILDYNKIVEALALPKVLPDTNPYRSTSSDVTTRFDEVFWFGDFNFRLSKDRVEVEALLNQNQGVDMGPLLHHDQLSKEMKDGSIFKGFQEALIQFLPTYKFDVGCDVYDTTSKQRTPSYTDRILFRNRQVGDIKVIKYTSCSMIKTSDHRPVIGMFQVKLRPGRDNIPLGAGQFDRSLYLEGIRRRITRELKKREATKDQGSSTICSIS; this is translated from the exons ATGAGGATGACTGAGAATGGGGAGGACAGCAGCCCCTCTCAGCCTGATGGAGTGTTACCTCGTGGAGCTTCTGGTGGGAAGGATCCAGGAGTTAGCAGTGACAAGAGGCCAGTGAACCCCTCTACAGAGGACAACAAACCCACCAAGCTCATCGACACCCTGCAATTCCCTCAGGATGTACAAGACCAAAGCAGCAAGACCAGTCTCTACCAGCCGCGACCGCCCCTGCTGCCCAAGCCCCCTGCACTGTcgaagggagggaagagtggtTCGATGGAGGAGGTGAGAAGCAGAAGACTTAAGCACAGCCAGGAGAGTCTGACTGACCCAGCTGAGACTGGTTCCTCCACAGACTCTCTTAAGGAGGACTCGACAGTTACAGGTGTGTTCACCTTGAGCGGTGCTGCCACCTTAAGGAACGGACAGGGCTCCATCGTTGGACCCCTCTTAACTCCTACAGGGTCCCCTGTCTTCAGAGCCAGGGGCCAGAGCCTCTCCGAGTATGAGAGGAGGCCCCACGACCACCACGGTGACCCAGCGGAGCAGCGGGGGAGGCCCTTCAAGGTACGCCTCTCTCCCTTACAGCCATCGGGTCCACTTCCTGCTCTGGAGCAGACCTTGGCGTCGGAGTCCTTAAGGACGGCTAATCGGATTGACAGGGATTGCGTGGATTATGGCATTGTGCCGGGGAGAGCTGGGCCTGAGAGGCTGCACCTGCACAGGAACCTGAGCGACAGCCGGCTTCTGGATAACATGGTGTTGGACAACACCTCTGTCAACTCCATGAAGTCCACCTTCAGTGTGTTGAACCCCATCAGACCCAGGGACGTCAGGAACAG GAGTTTTCTGGAGGGCAGCGTGCTGGGCAGTGGTGCCCTTCTGGGTGCTGAGGAGCTGGACCGCTATTTCCCAGAGAGGAGAGTTGGCATCTACATAGCCACATGGAACATGCATGGAGAGAAG GGACTTCCAAACAACCTAGATGATCTGTTGCTCCCGACAGACTCTGAATTTGCACAAGACTTTTACATCATCGGAGTCCAGGAGGGATGTCCAGACCGGTATAGGACGACTGT gagggAATGGGAGATCCGTCTTCAGGAGACTCTGGGGCCGTACTACGTCATGCTCTACGCAGCCTCCCACGGGGTTCTCTACCTCACTGTGTTCGTCAGGAGGGACCTCATTTGGTTCTGCTCAg AAGTGGAGCATGCCACGGTCACAACACGCATCATGTCTCAGATTAAAACCAAAGGAGCCGTGGGGATCGGCTTCACCTTCTTTGGCACTTCCTTCCTCTTCATCACCTCCCATTTTACCT CTGGAGATTCCAGAGTGTACGAGAGGATTCTGGACTACAACAAGATCGTTGAAGCACTTGCTCTGCCTAAAGTTCTTCCAGACACCAACCCTTACCGCTCCACATCCT CGGATGTGACAACACGGTTTGATGAGGTTTTTTGGTTTGGGGACTTTAACTTCCGCCTGAGTAAAGACCGTGTGGAGGTAGAGGCCCTTCTAAACCAGAACCAGGGTGTGGACATGGGTCCTCTTCTCCACCATGACCAACTCTCCAAGGAAATGAAGGATG GTTCCATCTTTAAAGGCTTCCAGGAAGCACTGATTCAGTTCCTCCCCACCTACAAATTTGACGTTGGCTGTGACGTGTATGACACCACCTCTAAGCAGAGAACTCCCTCATACACA GACAGAATACTGTTCAGGAACAGGCAGGTGGGTGACATCAAAGTGATAAAGTACACCAGCTGTTCAATGATCAAGACGTCAGACCACCGGCCTGTCATCGGCATGTTCCAGGTCAAACTCCGTCCTGGAAGAGACAA TATTCCTCTGGGAGCGGGCCAGTTTGACAGGAGTCTGTACCTGGAGGGCATCAGGAGGAGGATCACCAGAGAGCTGAAGAAGAGAGAAGCCACGAAGGACCAGGGCAGCAGCACCATCTGCTCCATCTCCTGA
- the LOC112263111 gene encoding mitochondrial-processing peptidase subunit alpha codes for MAAHMSHCRSWGRVQRFGIAVYRKYSSGSRYPNISLSAPLPGIPKPVFASVDGQEQCETKITTLENGLKVASQNKFGQFCTVGILVNSGSRHETKYPSGIAHFLEKLAFSSTAQYGSKDEILLTLEKHGGICDCQTSRDTTMYAVSAEVKGLDTIVSLLSDAVLQPRLLDEEIEMTRMAVRFELEDLNMRPDPEPLLTEMIHAAAYRGNTVGLPRFCPVDNVEKIDKKLLHTYLRSYYCPERMVLAGVGIEHEQLVACARKYLLDVKPVWGASTPTNVDLSVAQYTGGIVRMDKDMSDVSLGPTPIPELTHIMIGLESCSFLEEDFIPFAVLNMMMGGGGSFSAGGPGKGMFTRLYLNVLNRHHWMYNATSYHHSYEDSGLLCIHASADPRQVREMVEIITREFIQMAGTAGEMELARAKTQLKSMLMMNLESRPVIFEDVGRQVLATGKRKLPHELCDLISNITASDIKRVTTKMLRSKPAVAALGDLTEMPSYEHIQAALSSKDGRLPRMYRLFR; via the exons ATGGCGGCGCACATGTCGCATTGTAGAAGTTGGGGCCGTGTTCAGAG GTTTGGAATTGCAGTATATAGAAAGTACAGCAGTGGCAGCAGATATCCAAATATCTCACTCTCTGCACCGTTACCAGGGATCCCTAAACCAGTGTTTGCGTCCGTTGACGGGCAAGAGCAATGCGAGACTAAAATCACTACTTTGGAAAATGGCCTTAAAGTAGCATCTCAAAACAAGTTTGGTCAATTCTGCACTGTTGGAA TTTTGGTGAATTCAGGATCCAGACATGAGACAAAATATCCCAGTGGAATTgcacactttttggagaaactGGCCTTTTCT TCCACAGCCCAGTATGGCAGTAAAGACGAAATTCTTCTCACACTTGAAAAACATGGAGGGATCTGTGACTGCCAAACGTCCAG AGACACCACCATGTATGCCGTCTCTGCCGAGGTGAAGGGACTGGACACGATAGTCAGCCTGCTCTCTGATGCTGTATTGCAGCCACGCCTGCTAG atgaagagattgagatgacTAGGATGGCAGTGCGCTTTGAGCTGGAGGATCTGAACATGAGGCCTGACCCTGAACCTTTACTGACAGAGATGATCCACGCA GCAGCATATCGGGGGAACACTGTTGGGTTGCCTCGCTTCTGTCCAGTAGACAACGTGGAGAAGATTGACAAGAAGCTGCTACATACGTACCTGCGGAGCTACTACTGCCCAGAGCGTATGGTGCTAGCCGGTGTGGGCATCGAACATGAACAACTGGTGGCCTGCGCCAGGAAATATCTGCTGGATGTGAAGCCAGTATGGGGAGCCAGTACACCTACCAATGTCGACCTGTCTGTGGCACAGTACACTGGTGGAATCGTAAGG ATGGATAAGGATATGTCAGATGTGAGCCTTGGCCCCACTCCCATCCCTGAGCTCACCCACATCATGATTGGCCTGGAGAGCTGCTCGTTCCTG GAGGAGGACTTCATCCCATTTGCTGTCCTCAACATGATGATGGGTGGAGGCGGGTCCTTCTCAGCGGGGGGTCCTGGGAAAGGCATGTTCACTCGGCTTTACCTGAACGTGCTCAACAG GCATCATTGGATGTACAATGCCACCTCATACCATCACAGTTACGAGGACAGCGGCCTGCTGTGTATCCATGCCAGTGCAGACCCCAgacag GTTCGGGAAATGGTGGAGATTATAACCAGAGAGTTTATTCAGATGGCTGGGACAGCAGGAGAG ATGGAGTTGGCGAGGGCGAAGACGCAGCTCAAGTCCATGCTGATGATGAACCTGGAGTCGCGGCCGGTTATCTTTGAAGATGTCGGCCGACAGGTTCTAGCCACAGGGAAGAGGAAGCTGCCACACGAGCTGTGTGACCTCATCA GTAACATTACAGCAAGTGATATCAAGAGGGTCACAACCAAGATGCTGCGCAGCAAGCCAGCAGTAGCAGCGCTAGGAGACTTGACTGAGATGCCCTCCTATGAGCACATCCAAGCTGCCCTGTCCAGCAAGGACGGACGCCTGCCTCGCATGTACCGCCTCTTCCGATAG
- the LOC112263110 gene encoding phosphatidylinositol polyphosphate 5-phosphatase type IV isoform X2 codes for MRMTENGEDSSPSQPDGVLPRGASGGKDPGVSSDKRPVNPSTEDNKPTKLIDTLQFPQDVQDQSSKTSLYQPRPPLLPKPPALSKGGKSGSMEEVRSRRLKHSQESLTDPAETGSSTDSLKEDSTVTGVFTLSGAATLRNGQGSIVGPLLTPTGSPVFRARGQSLSEYERRPHDHHGDPAEQRGRPFKVRLSPLQPSGPLPALEQTLASESLRTANRIDRDCVDYGIVPGRAGPERLHLHRNLSDSRLLDNMVLDNTSVNSMKSTFSVLNPIRPRDVRNRSFLEGSVLGSGALLGAEELDRYFPERRVGIYIATWNMHGEKGLPNNLDDLLLPTDSEFAQDFYIIGVQEGCPDRREWEIRLQETLGPYYVMLYAASHGVLYLTVFVRRDLIWFCSEVEHATVTTRIMSQIKTKGAVGIGFTFFGTSFLFITSHFTSGDSRVYERILDYNKIVEALALPKVLPDTNPYRSTSSDVTTRFDEVFWFGDFNFRLSKDRVEVEALLNQNQGVDMGPLLHHDQLSKEMKDGSIFKGFQEALIQFLPTYKFDVGCDVYDTTSKQRTPSYTDRILFRNRQVGDIKVIKYTSCSMIKTSDHRPVIGMFQVKLRPGRDNIPLGAGQFDRSLYLEGIRRRITRELKKREATKDQGSSTICSIS; via the exons ATGAGGATGACTGAGAATGGGGAGGACAGCAGCCCCTCTCAGCCTGATGGAGTGTTACCTCGTGGAGCTTCTGGTGGGAAGGATCCAGGAGTTAGCAGTGACAAGAGGCCAGTGAACCCCTCTACAGAGGACAACAAACCCACCAAGCTCATCGACACCCTGCAATTCCCTCAGGATGTACAAGACCAAAGCAGCAAGACCAGTCTCTACCAGCCGCGACCGCCCCTGCTGCCCAAGCCCCCTGCACTGTcgaagggagggaagagtggtTCGATGGAGGAGGTGAGAAGCAGAAGACTTAAGCACAGCCAGGAGAGTCTGACTGACCCAGCTGAGACTGGTTCCTCCACAGACTCTCTTAAGGAGGACTCGACAGTTACAGGTGTGTTCACCTTGAGCGGTGCTGCCACCTTAAGGAACGGACAGGGCTCCATCGTTGGACCCCTCTTAACTCCTACAGGGTCCCCTGTCTTCAGAGCCAGGGGCCAGAGCCTCTCCGAGTATGAGAGGAGGCCCCACGACCACCACGGTGACCCAGCGGAGCAGCGGGGGAGGCCCTTCAAGGTACGCCTCTCTCCCTTACAGCCATCGGGTCCACTTCCTGCTCTGGAGCAGACCTTGGCGTCGGAGTCCTTAAGGACGGCTAATCGGATTGACAGGGATTGCGTGGATTATGGCATTGTGCCGGGGAGAGCTGGGCCTGAGAGGCTGCACCTGCACAGGAACCTGAGCGACAGCCGGCTTCTGGATAACATGGTGTTGGACAACACCTCTGTCAACTCCATGAAGTCCACCTTCAGTGTGTTGAACCCCATCAGACCCAGGGACGTCAGGAACAG GAGTTTTCTGGAGGGCAGCGTGCTGGGCAGTGGTGCCCTTCTGGGTGCTGAGGAGCTGGACCGCTATTTCCCAGAGAGGAGAGTTGGCATCTACATAGCCACATGGAACATGCATGGAGAGAAG GGACTTCCAAACAACCTAGATGATCTGTTGCTCCCGACAGACTCTGAATTTGCACAAGACTTTTACATCATCGGAGTCCAGGAGGGATGTCCAGACCG gagggAATGGGAGATCCGTCTTCAGGAGACTCTGGGGCCGTACTACGTCATGCTCTACGCAGCCTCCCACGGGGTTCTCTACCTCACTGTGTTCGTCAGGAGGGACCTCATTTGGTTCTGCTCAg AAGTGGAGCATGCCACGGTCACAACACGCATCATGTCTCAGATTAAAACCAAAGGAGCCGTGGGGATCGGCTTCACCTTCTTTGGCACTTCCTTCCTCTTCATCACCTCCCATTTTACCT CTGGAGATTCCAGAGTGTACGAGAGGATTCTGGACTACAACAAGATCGTTGAAGCACTTGCTCTGCCTAAAGTTCTTCCAGACACCAACCCTTACCGCTCCACATCCT CGGATGTGACAACACGGTTTGATGAGGTTTTTTGGTTTGGGGACTTTAACTTCCGCCTGAGTAAAGACCGTGTGGAGGTAGAGGCCCTTCTAAACCAGAACCAGGGTGTGGACATGGGTCCTCTTCTCCACCATGACCAACTCTCCAAGGAAATGAAGGATG GTTCCATCTTTAAAGGCTTCCAGGAAGCACTGATTCAGTTCCTCCCCACCTACAAATTTGACGTTGGCTGTGACGTGTATGACACCACCTCTAAGCAGAGAACTCCCTCATACACA GACAGAATACTGTTCAGGAACAGGCAGGTGGGTGACATCAAAGTGATAAAGTACACCAGCTGTTCAATGATCAAGACGTCAGACCACCGGCCTGTCATCGGCATGTTCCAGGTCAAACTCCGTCCTGGAAGAGACAA TATTCCTCTGGGAGCGGGCCAGTTTGACAGGAGTCTGTACCTGGAGGGCATCAGGAGGAGGATCACCAGAGAGCTGAAGAAGAGAGAAGCCACGAAGGACCAGGGCAGCAGCACCATCTGCTCCATCTCCTGA